A stretch of Bacillus pseudomycoides DNA encodes these proteins:
- a CDS encoding NupC/NupG family nucleoside CNT transporter, whose protein sequence is MKYVIGIIGLLIVLGIAWLASNNRRKVKYRPIITMIVLQFILGFLLLNTSIGNVLIAGIADGFGQLLKYAGDGVNFVFGGLVNQKEFSFFLGVLMPIVFISALIGILQHIKVLPFIVKYIGLALSKINGMGKLESYNAVASAILGQSEVFISVKKQLGLLSERRLYTLCASAMSTVSMSIVGSYMVLLKPQYVVTALVLNLFGGFIIASIINPYEVTEEEDMLEVQEEEKKTFFEVLGEYIIDGFKVAITVAAMLIGFVALIAFINAIFKGAIGISFQEILGYVFAPFAFIMGVPWHEAVNAGNIMATKLVSNEFVAMTDLAQGNFNFSGRTTAIISVFLVSFANFSSIGIIAGAVKSLNEKQGNVVARFGLKLLFGATLVSFLSATIVGLIY, encoded by the coding sequence ATGAAATATGTAATCGGTATCATAGGCTTGCTTATTGTGTTAGGCATTGCATGGCTTGCTAGTAATAATAGAAGGAAAGTGAAATATCGTCCTATTATAACGATGATTGTACTACAGTTTATTTTAGGTTTCTTACTATTAAATACGAGCATCGGAAATGTGTTAATTGCTGGGATTGCAGATGGTTTTGGGCAATTGTTAAAGTATGCTGGTGATGGTGTTAATTTCGTATTTGGCGGGTTAGTAAATCAAAAAGAATTTTCGTTCTTTTTAGGGGTATTAATGCCAATTGTTTTTATATCAGCTTTAATTGGTATCCTGCAACACATTAAGGTATTGCCATTTATCGTGAAATATATTGGTTTAGCTTTAAGTAAAATAAATGGAATGGGGAAACTTGAATCGTATAACGCTGTAGCTTCAGCGATTCTAGGACAATCAGAAGTATTTATTTCGGTTAAGAAACAGTTAGGTTTATTATCGGAAAGAAGATTATATACATTGTGCGCATCTGCAATGTCAACAGTTTCTATGTCGATTGTTGGATCATACATGGTTTTATTAAAACCGCAGTATGTTGTAACCGCTTTAGTACTTAACTTGTTTGGTGGATTTATTATTGCTTCTATCATTAACCCTTACGAGGTTACTGAAGAAGAAGATATGTTAGAAGTACAAGAGGAAGAGAAAAAGACCTTTTTTGAAGTATTAGGGGAGTATATAATTGATGGCTTTAAAGTTGCTATTACAGTGGCAGCTATGCTAATTGGTTTCGTTGCTTTAATCGCTTTCATCAATGCTATTTTTAAAGGAGCGATAGGTATCTCATTCCAAGAAATTCTTGGCTATGTATTTGCGCCGTTTGCATTTATTATGGGGGTTCCTTGGCATGAAGCTGTTAACGCAGGTAACATTATGGCGACAAAACTTGTATCAAATGAATTTGTGGCAATGACCGATTTAGCACAAGGGAATTTTAATTTCTCTGGAAGAACAACAGCTATTATATCCGTGTTCCTTGTTTCATTTGCGAACTTCTCTTCAATTGGAATTATTGCAGGAGCTGTTAAGAGCTTAAATGAAAAACAAGGGAATGTAGTAGCAAGATTCGGTTTGAAATTACTTTTCGGTGCAACGTTAGTAAGTTTCTTATCAGCAACGATTGTTGGCTTAATATATTAA
- a CDS encoding HBL/NHE enterotoxin family protein, which translates to MNKRFYKKIMLSMMVLGVTTSNIVPLHPLAAEPKNQIHSLQESDKNYSLGPAGFQDVMVQTTSSVFAMDSYAKTIREQQETDLSRISSINSDLRENMVKHQKDAKVNASFWLDEMKPQILKTDQNIVEFNGTFQSYYSSLITAVDQKDRGKLKSDLEKLYNVILTNQSEVDKLLGNLKTFRNRMAEDTKSFKDDSNQLTSILASTNAGIPLLEQQINTYNDSIKKSNDMVIAGSVLCAALITCLAGGPMIAIAKKDIANAEREIENLKARISGAQAEVAILTDVKNKTINMTETIDAAITSLQNISNQWYTIGAKYNNLLQNVKGISPEEFTFIKEDLNTARDSWQDVKNYTEKLHEDVKVK; encoded by the coding sequence ATGAATAAGAGGTTTTATAAGAAAATCATGTTGTCAATGATGGTTCTTGGGGTTACGACAAGTAATATTGTACCACTGCATCCTCTTGCAGCAGAACCAAAAAATCAAATCCATTCATTACAAGAAAGTGATAAAAACTATTCCCTTGGTCCTGCTGGATTCCAAGATGTAATGGTGCAAACAACATCTAGTGTATTTGCAATGGATTCGTATGCGAAAACAATTCGGGAGCAACAAGAAACAGATTTGAGTAGAATCAGTTCAATTAATAGCGATTTACGAGAAAACATGGTTAAGCACCAAAAAGATGCAAAAGTGAATGCATCTTTTTGGCTAGATGAAATGAAACCTCAAATTTTGAAAACAGATCAAAATATAGTGGAATTTAATGGGACGTTTCAGTCTTATTACAGCAGTCTAATAACAGCTGTTGACCAAAAAGACAGAGGGAAATTGAAATCTGATTTAGAAAAATTATACAATGTTATTTTGACTAATCAGAGTGAAGTGGATAAGCTGTTAGGAAATCTAAAAACGTTTCGAAATAGAATGGCAGAAGATACAAAAAGTTTTAAGGATGATTCCAATCAATTAACCTCAATTTTAGCAAGTACGAATGCTGGAATTCCACTTTTAGAGCAGCAAATCAATACTTACAATGATTCAATTAAAAAAAGTAATGATATGGTTATTGCTGGGTCAGTGCTTTGCGCGGCGTTAATTACTTGTCTTGCAGGTGGACCAATGATTGCTATTGCCAAGAAAGATATTGCAAACGCAGAGAGAGAAATCGAAAATTTAAAGGCGAGAATTTCTGGTGCGCAGGCAGAGGTAGCTATTTTGACCGATGTGAAAAATAAAACAATAAATATGACGGAAACAATTGATGCAGCCATTACTTCTCTTCAAAATATTTCGAATCAGTGGTATACAATTGGTGCTAAGTATAATAATTTGTTACAAAATGTAAAAGGTATCAGTCCTGAGGAGTTTACTTTTATCAAAGAAGATCTGAATACAGCTAGGGATAGTTGGCAGGATGTCAAAAATTATACAGAAAAATTACATGAGGATGTAAAAGTAAAATAA
- a CDS encoding HBL/NHE enterotoxin family protein, protein MTKKPYKVMALSAIMAVVAAGNILPAHTYAAESTTKPIPIHASVSDASDKYSEYSLGPDGLRDAMARTGSNALVMDLYALTIIKQANVNFNGITTVDDSLKTKVVHHQDVARGNANHWLDTIKPQLISTNQNIINYNTKFQNYYETLVTAVDNKDKATLTKGLTRLSASITENKEKVDKLVEDLKKFRNKMTTDTQNFKGDANQLTSILASQDAGIPLMQNQITTYNEAIGKYNAIIIGSSVATALGPIAIIGGAVVIATGAGTPLGIGLIAGGAAAIGGGTAGIVLAKKELDNAQAEIQKITGQISQAQLQVAGLTNIKNQTEYLTNTIDVAITALQNISNQWYTMGSKYNSLLQNVESISPNDLVFIKEDLNIAKDSWKNIKDYAEKIYAEDIKVVDTKA, encoded by the coding sequence ATGACAAAAAAACCTTATAAAGTAATGGCTCTATCGGCAATCATGGCAGTAGTTGCAGCAGGTAATATCCTTCCAGCACATACATATGCAGCGGAAAGCACAACAAAACCAATTCCGATTCATGCTAGTGTATCAGATGCATCGGACAAGTACTCTGAATATTCATTAGGGCCAGACGGTCTAAGAGATGCGATGGCAAGAACAGGTTCAAATGCTTTAGTAATGGACCTATATGCTTTAACAATTATTAAACAAGCTAATGTTAATTTTAATGGTATAACGACAGTTGATGATTCTTTAAAAACAAAAGTTGTTCATCATCAAGATGTTGCTAGAGGAAATGCAAATCATTGGTTGGATACAATTAAACCGCAATTGATTTCTACGAACCAAAATATTATTAATTATAATACGAAATTCCAAAATTACTATGAAACGCTAGTAACCGCTGTAGATAATAAAGACAAAGCAACGCTAACAAAAGGACTTACAAGATTATCTGCTAGTATTACAGAGAACAAAGAAAAAGTAGATAAGTTAGTGGAAGACTTAAAAAAATTCCGAAATAAAATGACAACAGATACGCAAAACTTTAAGGGTGATGCAAATCAATTAACGTCTATTTTAGCAAGTCAAGATGCTGGTATCCCACTTATGCAAAATCAAATCACAACGTATAATGAGGCGATTGGTAAATATAACGCAATTATCATTGGATCATCAGTTGCAACAGCTTTAGGGCCAATTGCAATTATTGGTGGAGCAGTTGTAATTGCTACTGGTGCAGGGACTCCACTAGGAATTGGACTTATTGCAGGTGGTGCAGCAGCGATAGGAGGAGGAACAGCTGGTATTGTTTTAGCGAAGAAAGAACTTGATAATGCGCAGGCAGAAATCCAAAAGATAACAGGACAAATTTCGCAAGCTCAATTACAGGTAGCTGGATTAACAAATATTAAAAATCAAACTGAATATTTAACGAATACGATTGATGTAGCTATTACTGCACTGCAAAATATTTCAAATCAATGGTATACAATGGGATCAAAATATAACTCTTTACTTCAAAACGTTGAATCTATTAGCCCTAACGATCTTGTTTTCATCAAAGAAGATCTAAATATTGCTAAAGATAGCTGGAAAAATATTAAAGATTATGCTGAAAAGATTTATGCTGAGGATATTAAAGTAGTAGATACAAAAGCGTAA
- a CDS encoding xanthine dehydrogenase family protein molybdopterin-binding subunit yields the protein MKPYHIIGKSIKRKEGAHKVTGRAKYVDDEIEIGTLYAKLLTSMYAHAVIESIDIKRAAAIPGVHAVITGADYPILVGSSIVDRPPLAYEKVRYFGEPIAVVIADSEAIAKHASAQIRVTYKKLPVVHAPLQAYLERDILVHENIEQYELEEEVYPEARTNIANRTKIRKGDIREGFANSEVVVEETFSFRQSDHTAMETRCAKAEIKPNGEVIIHSTSQAPFEIKRLLSKAFQIDEEKIIVHVPLVGGAYGGKTTVQLEYLAYLASKAVGGRRVTLRNSREEDFVTSPVHIGLQAKVKLGCTKNGKLQAAEILYLFDGGAYADRAVTMSKAAGLDCTGPYSIQHVSCDSLCMYTNHPYATSFRGFSHAEYTFVIERMIDILAKKVNICPLEFRMKNTIERGDTTPTQVLVTKSNTGDIRACLQKLKSLISWEEGNRIVLPNGRIRAKGISCFWKNSTTPNNAGAGATITFNGDGSVNVNCGAVEIGQGTKTTLTQMVAEKMNMNVKDVSIMMEVNTQIAPKHWKTAASRTTHLVGNAVVKATEDVMKQLLDTAANVLGIPAGELTIANKAVYVKINPDIYVPFSKIVFGYVDSSGNIAGAQIIGRGTYIFEGITKIDYETGKGQQGPEWGVGAQAIEVEFDPQLYTYKLIKAVTVADAGRILNRKGAETQIIGAMSMGLSFATRETFHYDLYGRVLNNQFRSYKVMHYGQHPKYIAEFVEVPHDQAAFGSRGLGEHGIIGMPAALANALSIAASISLRQLPINPELIWKVKQAKENGVYDTI from the coding sequence ATGAAACCGTATCACATCATTGGAAAAAGTATTAAACGAAAAGAAGGTGCACATAAAGTAACGGGTAGAGCAAAATATGTGGATGATGAAATTGAGATAGGTACTTTATACGCAAAACTCTTAACGAGTATGTATGCGCATGCTGTTATTGAAAGTATTGATATAAAGAGAGCCGCGGCAATTCCTGGTGTTCATGCTGTAATAACAGGCGCAGATTATCCTATTTTGGTCGGTTCCAGTATTGTAGATCGTCCACCGTTAGCCTACGAAAAAGTTCGGTATTTTGGTGAGCCTATTGCAGTTGTCATAGCGGATAGCGAAGCGATTGCTAAACATGCATCAGCGCAAATACGTGTTACATATAAGAAACTTCCTGTAGTCCACGCCCCGCTGCAAGCCTATTTAGAAAGAGATATACTCGTACATGAAAATATAGAACAATATGAATTGGAAGAAGAAGTGTATCCAGAAGCGCGTACAAACATTGCAAATAGAACGAAAATTCGTAAGGGAGATATTCGAGAAGGGTTTGCAAATAGTGAAGTTGTTGTAGAGGAAACGTTTTCTTTTCGGCAATCTGATCATACTGCAATGGAGACGAGATGTGCGAAAGCAGAAATTAAGCCAAATGGAGAGGTTATTATTCATTCTACTTCGCAAGCCCCTTTTGAAATTAAAAGGTTGCTTAGTAAGGCGTTTCAAATTGATGAGGAAAAAATAATTGTACATGTGCCTTTAGTTGGAGGAGCGTATGGTGGAAAAACAACGGTACAACTTGAGTATTTAGCATATCTTGCTTCTAAAGCAGTGGGTGGGAGGCGTGTTACCCTTCGGAATAGTAGAGAAGAAGATTTTGTAACATCGCCTGTTCATATTGGTTTACAAGCAAAAGTAAAGCTTGGATGTACAAAGAATGGGAAATTGCAAGCTGCAGAGATTTTATATTTATTTGATGGCGGTGCGTATGCTGATCGAGCAGTGACCATGAGTAAAGCGGCCGGATTAGACTGTACAGGTCCATACTCAATTCAGCATGTATCGTGTGATTCGCTTTGTATGTACACGAATCATCCATATGCGACATCGTTTCGTGGATTTAGTCATGCCGAGTATACATTTGTAATTGAAAGAATGATAGATATATTGGCAAAGAAAGTAAATATATGTCCGCTTGAGTTTCGTATGAAAAATACAATTGAGCGAGGAGATACAACACCAACACAAGTATTAGTCACAAAAAGTAATACTGGGGATATTCGGGCGTGTTTACAAAAGTTAAAATCGCTTATTAGTTGGGAAGAAGGGAATCGTATTGTTTTACCAAATGGGAGGATACGGGCAAAAGGAATTAGTTGCTTTTGGAAAAATTCGACTACACCAAATAATGCTGGAGCGGGTGCGACTATAACCTTTAATGGTGATGGGAGTGTAAATGTCAATTGTGGTGCAGTGGAAATTGGACAAGGAACGAAAACAACTTTAACACAAATGGTTGCAGAAAAGATGAATATGAATGTTAAAGATGTATCTATTATGATGGAAGTCAATACACAAATAGCGCCAAAACATTGGAAAACAGCTGCCAGTCGAACGACACACCTTGTTGGAAATGCAGTTGTAAAAGCGACGGAAGATGTAATGAAGCAGTTACTAGATACGGCGGCAAATGTACTTGGGATACCAGCAGGTGAATTAACAATTGCAAACAAGGCTGTATATGTAAAAATAAATCCAGATATTTACGTACCATTTTCAAAAATTGTTTTTGGATATGTTGATTCGAGTGGGAATATAGCAGGTGCGCAAATAATCGGAAGAGGTACATATATCTTTGAAGGGATAACAAAGATTGATTATGAAACAGGAAAAGGGCAACAAGGACCAGAGTGGGGAGTGGGAGCACAGGCAATAGAGGTTGAATTTGATCCACAATTATATACGTATAAATTAATTAAAGCAGTAACGGTTGCAGATGCTGGAAGGATTTTAAATAGAAAAGGAGCAGAAACACAAATTATAGGGGCTATGAGTATGGGATTAAGTTTTGCGACGAGAGAAACATTTCACTATGACTTGTATGGGAGAGTTCTTAATAATCAGTTTCGTTCTTATAAAGTGATGCATTATGGGCAACACCCAAAATACATTGCTGAATTTGTAGAAGTACCGCATGATCAAGCTGCATTTGGGTCTAGAGGGCTTGGTGAGCATGGAATTATCGGTATGCCAGCTGCTTTAGCGAATGCGTTATCTATTGCAGCTAGTATTTCACTTCGTCAATTACCTATTAATCCTGAATTGATTTGGAAAGTAAAACAAGCGAAGGAGAATGGTGTATATGATACCATTTGA
- a CDS encoding cytidine deaminase, whose translation MDKKRYIAEASKMLSKAYIPYSKFPVGAVLVTKEGKIYTGCNIENASYGLCNCAERTAIFKAVSEGERDFSYLVITGETDGPISPCGACRQVIAEFCDPKMPVLLTNQKGDEKEVTVEQLLPGAFSIEDLI comes from the coding sequence ATGGATAAAAAAAGATACATTGCAGAAGCATCAAAAATGTTGTCAAAAGCTTATATTCCGTATTCTAAATTCCCTGTTGGAGCAGTGTTAGTTACGAAAGAAGGTAAAATTTATACTGGTTGCAACATTGAAAACGCTTCTTATGGTTTATGTAATTGTGCGGAAAGAACCGCCATATTCAAAGCAGTATCAGAAGGAGAACGCGATTTTAGCTATTTAGTAATCACAGGTGAAACAGATGGACCTATTTCACCATGCGGAGCTTGTAGACAAGTCATTGCAGAGTTTTGTGATCCTAAAATGCCAGTTTTATTAACAAATCAAAAAGGTGATGAAAAAGAAGTAACGGTGGAACAATTGCTTCCAGGTGCTTTTTCGATAGAGGATTTAATCTAA
- a CDS encoding HBL/NHE enterotoxin family protein: protein MKKTLLTGLLVTAVSTSCLTPISAFAESNQSEFKQTNVQNIMARNTLSNSIRTLGSNTPLIQAYGLVILQQPDIKVSAMSSLTDFQKIAKTNVREWVDEYNPKLMDLNQEMMRYSTRFNSYYSKLYDLAGKVNEDEQAKTDFVSAFGRLHSQSQTIQDDMEQTLLELNRFKALLDKDNASLSQKAETAIQSLKGSNGDIVQIRADIKRIQEEIQAELTKILNRPNEIIKGSINIGKQVFTITNQTAQTKTVDFVSIGSLSDEIVNAADSQTREAANRIQQKQKELLPLIQKLSQSEIQVTEITFIEDQVKSFTELINRQITTLEYLVNDWKSVNETMLQMKENLATGVSIDSSTLQKQFSQLKRLNDEMAKQTKQFEDYVTNVMVH from the coding sequence GTGAAAAAGACTTTACTTACAGGGCTATTGGTTACGGCAGTATCTACAAGTTGCTTAACACCTATAAGTGCTTTCGCAGAAAGTAATCAATCAGAATTTAAACAAACAAATGTTCAAAATATTATGGCTAGAAATACATTATCAAATTCGATAAGAACTTTAGGGTCAAACACTCCTTTAATACAAGCCTATGGATTAGTTATTTTACAACAGCCAGATATTAAAGTAAGTGCTATGAGTAGTTTGACAGATTTTCAAAAGATCGCAAAAACGAATGTCCGTGAATGGGTAGATGAGTATAATCCGAAATTAATGGATCTAAATCAAGAAATGATGAGATATAGTACAAGATTTAATAGCTATTATAGTAAATTATATGATTTAGCTGGAAAAGTGAATGAAGATGAACAAGCAAAAACGGATTTTGTAAGCGCTTTCGGAAGACTCCATAGTCAATCACAAACAATTCAAGATGACATGGAACAAACTTTACTTGAGTTAAATCGCTTTAAAGCTTTATTGGATAAAGATAATGCAAGTCTATCTCAAAAGGCTGAAACAGCAATTCAATCATTAAAGGGCTCAAATGGAGATATTGTACAAATAAGAGCGGATATAAAAAGAATTCAAGAAGAGATTCAAGCGGAACTTACAAAGATTTTAAATCGACCAAATGAAATTATTAAAGGCTCAATTAATATCGGGAAACAAGTTTTTACAATTACGAATCAAACAGCTCAGACAAAAACAGTAGATTTTGTATCGATTGGATCTCTTAGCGATGAAATTGTAAACGCTGCAGATAGTCAAACAAGAGAAGCTGCGAATAGAATTCAGCAGAAGCAAAAAGAATTACTACCACTTATTCAAAAGTTATCACAATCTGAAATTCAAGTAACTGAAATTACATTTATTGAAGATCAGGTAAAAAGTTTTACGGAGCTAATTAATAGACAAATTACAACTTTGGAGTATTTGGTGAATGATTGGAAGTCAGTGAATGAAACTATGCTTCAAATGAAAGAGAATCTTGCAACAGGTGTTTCTATTGATAGTAGTACACTCCAAAAACAATTTAGTCAACTTAAAAGATTAAATGATGAGATGGCTAAACAAACGAAGCAATTTGAAGATTACGTGACAAATGTAATGGTACATTAA
- the deoC gene encoding deoxyribose-phosphate aldolase translates to MNIAKLIDHTVLKPNTIKEDVMKVLEEAKKYNFASVCINPTWVKLAAEELAGHDVDVCTVIGFPLGANTTETKVFETKDVIAKGATEVDMVVNVGALKDGDNEFVENDIRAVVQAAKGKALVKVIIETCLLTDEEKVRACELSVKAGADFVKTSTGFSTGGATAEDIALMRKTVGANVGVKASGGVRTREDAEKMIEAGASRIGASASVAIVLNDQEGASDNY, encoded by the coding sequence ATGAACATTGCTAAGTTAATTGATCATACAGTTTTGAAACCGAATACGATAAAAGAAGATGTGATGAAAGTTTTAGAAGAGGCAAAGAAATATAATTTCGCTTCTGTTTGTATTAATCCTACATGGGTAAAATTAGCTGCTGAAGAATTAGCAGGACATGATGTGGATGTTTGTACAGTTATCGGATTCCCTTTGGGTGCAAATACAACTGAGACAAAAGTATTTGAAACAAAAGATGTAATTGCAAAAGGTGCAACTGAAGTTGACATGGTAGTCAATGTCGGTGCTTTAAAAGATGGCGATAATGAATTCGTTGAAAATGATATTCGTGCAGTTGTACAAGCTGCAAAAGGAAAAGCGCTTGTAAAAGTTATTATTGAAACTTGCTTATTAACAGATGAAGAAAAAGTTCGTGCTTGTGAATTATCTGTAAAAGCTGGTGCTGATTTTGTAAAAACTTCAACTGGATTCTCAACTGGTGGAGCGACTGCTGAAGATATCGCATTAATGCGTAAAACTGTTGGAGCAAACGTTGGTGTGAAAGCATCAGGTGGCGTTCGTACACGTGAAGATGCAGAAAAGATGATTGAAGCTGGTGCTTCTCGAATCGGTGCAAGTGCAAGTGTTGCAATTGTATTAAATGATCAAGAAGGCGCTTCAGATAACTACTAA
- a CDS encoding pyrimidine-nucleoside phosphorylase, producing MRMVDIIAKKRDGKELTTEEIQFFIKGYTDGSIPDYQVSALAMAIFFKDMSDRERADLTMAMVNSGETIDLSEIEGVKVDKHSTGGVGDTTTLVLGPLVAALDVPVAKMSGRGLGHTGGTIDKLEAVEGFHVEITKEQFIDLVNRDKVAVIGQTGNLTPADKKIYALRDVTGTVNSIPLIASSIMSKKIAAGADAIVLDVKTGAGAFMKTEEDAKELAHAMVRIGNNVGRQTMAVISDMSQPLGFAIGNALEVKEAIDTLKGEGPEDLTELVLVLGSQMVVLGKKANTLEEAREMLIEVMKNGKAIEKFKEFLRNQGGDSSIVDHPEKLPQAKYVIDVPAKTSGVVSNIVADEIGIAAMLLGAGRATKEDEIDLAVGLMLRKKVGEVVKEGEPLVTIYANRENVEDVKAKIHENISVSEKAETPKLIHTIITD from the coding sequence ATGAGAATGGTAGATATTATTGCGAAAAAACGTGATGGTAAGGAATTAACAACAGAGGAGATTCAATTCTTTATTAAAGGGTATACAGATGGGTCAATACCTGATTATCAAGTGAGTGCATTGGCAATGGCTATCTTTTTCAAAGACATGTCTGACCGTGAACGTGCTGATTTAACGATGGCCATGGTTAACTCTGGAGAAACAATTGATTTATCAGAGATTGAAGGCGTTAAAGTAGATAAACATTCAACTGGGGGTGTTGGGGATACAACAACATTAGTTTTAGGACCATTAGTAGCTGCTTTAGATGTACCAGTTGCAAAAATGTCTGGTCGAGGTTTAGGTCATACAGGTGGTACGATTGATAAATTAGAAGCGGTAGAAGGCTTTCATGTTGAAATTACGAAAGAACAATTTATTGATTTAGTGAATCGTGATAAAGTTGCCGTTATTGGACAAACAGGAAATTTAACACCTGCCGATAAAAAAATCTATGCATTGCGCGATGTAACTGGAACAGTGAATTCAATTCCATTAATTGCGAGTTCGATTATGAGTAAAAAAATTGCAGCTGGTGCTGATGCAATTGTTCTTGATGTTAAGACAGGTGCAGGTGCATTTATGAAAACAGAAGAGGATGCAAAAGAATTAGCACATGCGATGGTACGAATCGGAAATAATGTTGGTCGTCAAACAATGGCTGTTATTTCAGATATGTCACAACCACTTGGCTTTGCAATTGGTAATGCTCTTGAAGTAAAAGAAGCAATTGACACATTAAAAGGGGAAGGTCCAGAAGATTTAACGGAATTAGTCCTTGTATTAGGTAGTCAAATGGTTGTACTTGGGAAAAAAGCAAATACGTTAGAAGAAGCACGTGAAATGTTGATAGAAGTTATGAAGAATGGAAAAGCGATTGAGAAATTTAAAGAATTTTTACGTAATCAAGGTGGAGATAGCTCAATTGTAGATCATCCAGAAAAATTACCACAAGCGAAATATGTAATTGATGTGCCAGCTAAAACTTCAGGTGTGGTGTCTAACATTGTGGCAGATGAGATCGGTATTGCTGCTATGCTTTTAGGAGCAGGCCGTGCAACTAAAGAGGACGAAATTGATTTAGCAGTTGGTTTAATGCTACGTAAAAAAGTTGGCGAAGTTGTAAAAGAAGGGGAACCACTTGTTACAATTTATGCAAATCGTGAAAATGTGGAAGATGTAAAAGCTAAAATTCATGAAAATATTTCTGTATCAGAAAAGGCTGAAACTCCAAAATTAATTCATACAATTATTACTGATTAA
- a CDS encoding sugar-binding transcriptional regulator, whose translation MDKEKQQLSVEVARLYYQSDYSQQEIANKLNISRPTISRLLKYAKEKGFVQIHIADPFADLDNVGNLLKEKYNLLEAHVVFSPVPEYTAITEYISKYAAEYMEKTVTNGDIVGVSWGTTMYEIARKIVPQHVKGVEVVQLKGGISHSSVNTYANETIALFADAFQTTPRNLPLPVIFDNAVTKELVEQDRHIHHIIEMGKQANIAIFTVGTVRDEALLFRLGYLDKNEMDILKNQAVGDICSRFFDGDGNICSEEINKRTIGIDLEELRLKKRSVLVAGGSRKVKAIDGALSGGYANVLIIDQHTAKELLNYKKG comes from the coding sequence ATGGATAAAGAAAAACAACAACTAAGCGTTGAAGTTGCAAGATTATACTACCAATCTGATTATAGCCAACAAGAAATTGCTAATAAATTGAATATCTCCAGACCAACCATTTCAAGACTGCTAAAATATGCGAAAGAAAAAGGGTTTGTTCAAATTCATATAGCGGATCCATTTGCTGATTTAGATAATGTAGGTAACCTACTTAAAGAAAAATATAATTTATTAGAAGCGCACGTCGTATTTTCCCCTGTACCAGAGTACACGGCGATTACGGAGTATATTAGTAAGTATGCTGCTGAATATATGGAGAAGACTGTTACAAATGGTGATATCGTCGGTGTGAGCTGGGGAACCACTATGTATGAAATCGCGAGAAAAATTGTGCCTCAACATGTAAAAGGGGTAGAGGTTGTTCAATTAAAAGGGGGTATTAGTCACTCAAGTGTTAATACCTATGCGAATGAAACAATTGCTTTATTTGCAGATGCCTTTCAAACGACACCTCGAAATTTGCCACTCCCAGTTATATTTGATAATGCAGTGACAAAGGAATTGGTAGAACAGGATAGACATATCCATCACATTATTGAAATGGGAAAACAAGCGAACATTGCAATTTTTACTGTGGGAACTGTACGAGATGAAGCGTTATTATTCCGATTAGGTTATTTGGATAAGAACGAAATGGACATATTGAAAAATCAAGCTGTTGGTGACATTTGTTCACGCTTCTTTGATGGAGACGGTAATATTTGCAGCGAGGAAATTAATAAGCGTACAATTGGAATTGATTTAGAAGAATTAAGGTTAAAGAAACGTTCTGTTCTGGTTGCTGGAGGTTCTCGAAAAGTGAAGGCAATTGATGGTGCGTTAAGCGGTGGGTATGCAAATGTGTTGATTATAGATCAGCATACCGCGAAAGAGCTTTTAAATTATAAAAAAGGTTAA